The genomic window TGGGATTCATATCGTCGTTTAATTATGATGTATGCAGACGTTGTTATGGATAAAGCTGAAGGCTTGGATAAGAATATACGCAAGCAGTTAGACGACATGCTTGATGCATACAAAAAAACAAAAAAAGTAAAAGAAGATACTCAACTTTCTGCTGATGATTTAAAAGTTTTAGCAGAGGAGTTTAAGAAAAAAGTTAAAAAAGAATTAGGTACTGCTTTCCCCGACGATGCAAAAGAACAATTGTTCGGTGGAATTAAAGCTGTTTTCAAAAGCTGGAATGGTAAAAAAGCTGTTTCTTATCGCCGTATCGAAGGTATTCCAGATGATTGGGGTACTGCTGTAAATGTTCAGGCAATGGTGTTTGGAAATATGGGCGACTCATCAGCTACTGGTGTTGCATTTACACGTAACCCTGCAACCGGCGAGAATTTATTCTATGGCGAATGGTTAGTTAATGCTCAGGGCGAAGATGTTGTTGCTGGTATCCGTACTCCAAGTCCTTTAAATGATGACACAAAGAATGAGCAAAACAAGCACTTGCACAGTATGCAGGAGGCTATGCCAAAAACCTATAAAGAACTATGTAAAATCCGTGAGATTCTTGAAAAGAACTTTACAGATATGTTAGATATCGAGTTCACAATTCAGGAAGGAAAATTATACATGCTTCAGTGTCGTGCCGGTAAACGTACTGGAACAGCAGCTTTGAACATGGCTATGGACATGCTTAAAGAAAAACTGATAACTGAAAAAGTTGCAGTTATGCGCGTTGAACCTGCGCAATTAGATGAATTGCTTCACCCAATTTGTGATCCAAAAGAAGAAAAGAAAGTTGAAGTTCTTGTAAAAGGATTACCTGCTGGTCCTGGTGCTGCTGTTGGTCAATTAGTTTTTACTGCAGAAGATGCAGTTGCATGGGAACGTAAAGGTAAAAAAGTAATTCTTCTTCGTGAAGAAACAAATCCTGAAGACGTTGAAGGAATGCGCGCTGCAGTTGGTATTCTTACTGCTCGTGGTGGTATGACTTCACACGCTGCGCTTGTTGCACGTGGATGGGGAAAATGTTGTATCGTTGGAGCAGGAAAACTACATGTTGATGCTGCTTCAAAAACTGCTAAAGTTGAAGGATCTAAAGTTGTATTAAAAGAAGGTGACTTCGTAACATTAAACGGAACAAAAGGTCATGTTTATCAAACAGCCTTAAAATTAATGGATGCAACAGAAAATCCACGATTCAAACAGTTTATGGCTATTGTTGATAAATTCCGTACAATGGGAGTTCGCACAAATGCAGAAACACCAGAGGATGCAAAAATAGCTCGCGATTACGGTGCTGAAGGAATCGGACTTTTCCGTACTGAACATATGTTTTATGGTAAAGGCTCTGAAAAACCTTTGTTGGCACTTCGTAAAATGATTTTAAGTAATACTTTAGCCGAAAGAGTTAAAGCTCTTAATGAATTATATCCTTTTGTTAAGAAAGATATCAAAGCTACATTATTAGCTATGGATAACCTTCCTGTAACATTCCGCTTATTAGATCCACCTTTACACGAATTCGTTCCACAAAGTCCGGATAAACAAGCTGAACTTGCAAAAGAATTAAAAATAAAAGTTGCCGACATTGTAAAACGTGGTGAAGCATTGCACGAAAATAACCCAATGATGGGACATCGTGGTGTTAGATTAAGCATTACTTATCCTGAAGTTTCTGAAATGCAGTTCCGCGCAATTTTCGAATCAACCTTAGAATTATTAAAAGAAGGAAAACATCCAAAACCAGAAATCATGGTTCCTGTTACTTCAGAGGTTGCTGAATTAGATTCTACAAAGAAAATTGCTGATAAAATTTATGATGAAGTTTGTAAAAAATTCAAAGTAAAATCTATTAGTTATTTATATGGTACAATGATAGAAATTCCACGCGCTTGTTTACTTGGCGACAAAATGGCAAAAACTGCTCAGTTCTTCTCATTTGGAACAAACGATTTAACACAGATGACATTTGGTTTTAGCCGTGATGACATTGGTGGTTTCATGAATGATTATTTAGACCAGAAAATCTTAGCTGCTGATCCATTCCAGACTATTGATCAGGATGGCGTTGGACAATTAATTGAAATGGCTGTAACAAAAGGTCGTGCTACCAGAAAAGATTTAAAAGTTGGTATATGTGGCGAACAAGGTGGCGACCCTGCATCAGTTGAATTCTGTTACAAAACCGGATTATCTTATGTAAGTTGTTCTCCATTCAGAGTTCCAATAGCAAGATTAGCTGCTGCTCAGGCTGCTGTTAAATTTGGCGCTAAAACAACAAAGAAATAGGCTTCACTATTATTAATAAATAAAAAAGAGGTTGAATTTTATTCAACCTCTTTTTTATTTATTATTTAATCCAAAATATATATTATTTTCTTTATTTAATAACAACTAATAGAAAATCTAAAAGTAAACAAGACTTCATTCTATACAAAAAAGGTTGAACAATTTGCTCAACCCTTTTTATTTGTTATAATAAAGCATTCTATAATTAACGTACTACATTAACAACACCACTCCTGTCATGTTCAATATGGTCTCCATCATAATACTTTACCAACCATGTATAACTTCCTATAGGAACAATTGCATGACCATTAGCAGTTCCATCCCATCCATATTTTTCTGGTTGAGTAGGATCGTATTTATCTGTTTCATAAATTATCTCTCCCCATCTGTCGAAAATATAAAGATGAAAATCTTCAGGGCTAATTCCATTACCTAATACATAGAAGACATCATTTAACTCATCATAATCAGGAGATATATAAGTTGGAGCATAGAATGTATATTCATCTCTAATATAAATAGAACTAAAAACAGTATCTGTACAACCTAAATCAGTAATTGCAACAAGATATACATGATAAGATCCAAGTGAAGAATACCAATGCCAAGGATTTTCTATGCTGGAAGAATCGCCATCACCAAAAGACCATATGTAACTATCAGCTCCTTCTGAAAGATTAATAAAATGAATTTGTGGTTTAACAATACTTGCATAAATCGGATCTGTAATAAAACTTGCATCAGGATTTGGATAAACATTAATCATATCATCATGTGTATACGTTGTTGAACAACCAGAAGCATTTGTAACAGTCAACGTCACATCAAAAATTCCATCTTGCGAAAACTGATGAACAGGATTAATGTCATATGAAATTGCATTATAACTTAAATCACCAAAATTCCATAAATAAGTCTGACCAGGCAAAGGATTCATAGGAGTAAAACTTACCGTTAATGGCTCACAACCATTAACCGTATCGCTTACAAAACTAGCAAGTGGTGAAGAATTAACTGTAATATAAACTGAATCGTGTGAGATAGAACCACAACCATCTTTAACATACAAATACTGGAATCCGGAAACTGTAGGACTTATACTTATAGGTGGAATAACAATTTGCCCAGAACTTGTAAATATAGTAAATGGAGGAACCCCGCCCTGATTAATACTTACATTTAAAACAGTAGATTCATTAGGACAGATAGAAGTAGGAGAAGCCATAACATCTACCTGCAATGGTGGAGTAACGTTTACTATTACAGAAACTATGTTACTAACACAGCCATTAACATCAACCACATAAGCCTGATATGTTGTTGAAGCTATAGGTTGAACGCCAATTGAAGCAGGACTTATAACATTATTCCAGTAATATGTAAAAGGTGCAGAACCTCCCGAGGCAGTTGCTGTAAGATATGCCCATTCACCATTACAAATATTATGCAAAGGGACAGCAGATAATAATACTCCGTTTGTTTCATTTACAGTCACACTTGAAGTACCTGTACATCCAAAAACATTAGATACAGTTACTGTATAAACTCCTGATGAACCAACAGCAATTGATTGTGTATTATTAGCAGATGACCATGCATAAGTTGAGAAACCTGATCCGGCATCAAGATAAGTTGTATCACCAGAACACATGCTCAAATTACCGGTAATTAAAGGTGTTGGATTTGGATTAACAACTAATGTTGCACTTGCAACTCCTGAACACCCACTTGCATCGCTTACAGTTACGCTATAATTACCTACAGTACTTACCGTAATGGTTGGTGTTAACATACCATTTGACCAAAGATATCCTGCATAACCATTTCCAGCATTTAACACAGTTGAAGAACCACTGCATATTTGAAGACTACCGGTTATTGTTGGATTTAACCCACTACTTAATGTTACAACTACAAGACTAGTTCCTGTGCAACCATTATTATCAGTAACAGTTACACTATAGCTACCTGGTGTATTCACAGAAACTGTTGGAGTAACAGCTGTTGTTGACCAGAAATATGAAGCATAACCAGCCCCTGCATTTAAAGTTGTTGAAAATCCTGCACAAATAGATAAATTTCCAGTAATTGAAGGTGTAGGGTTTGCATTCTGATTGATAACAATTTGTCCAGTACCACTACATCCTGTAGCATTTGTTACAGTAACATAATAAGTATTTACTGCAAATACTGATATAGTCTGAGTTGTAGCTCCTGTTGACCAAAGATAAGTTGAGTATCCACTACCGGCATCAAGAGTTGAGCCATTGCCTGCACAGAAATTATTCCCTGTAACAACAGGTGATAAACTCGAATTTACAGCTACAACAACAGAAGCTATTCCAGTGCATCCACTGGCATTTGCTACGGTCACTGAATATGTACCAGCAGTAGTAACTGTAATTGTTTGCGACAAAGATCCATTTGACCATAAATAACCGGCATAACCAGTTCCTGCATCTAATACTGTAGAACCAGCAGTACAGAAAGAAGTAGCACCGGATATTGTTGGCGTTAATGACGGATTAACAGTAACTGTAACTTGAGTTGAGCCTATACATCCATTAGCATCTGTTACCGATACCGAATAATTTCCTGCTGCTGAAACTGAAATTGTTTGGGTAACATCAGAAGTTGACCAATTATAAAATAAATAACCAGCTCCTGCATCAAGAATACTTGTTGCACCACTGCAGAATGTTAAGTTTCCTGTAATTGTTGGTGTAGGTAAAGCATTTGCAGAAACAGTTAACTGACCGGTTCCTGAACAACCACTTGCGTTAGTAACCGTAACAATATAATTTCCTGAAGTATTAACTGAAATTGTTTGTGTATTTCCACCTGTTGACCATAAATATGTAACATAACCGCTACCTGCATCAAGAGTAGTATTAGAACCAACACAAAAGTTATTGCCGGTAACAGTAGGGCTTAAACTTGTATTAACTGTTACTGAAACTGAGGCTACACCTGTACAACCTGCCCCATCGGTAACTGTTACAGAATATGTATTAGCAGTTGTAACATTAATTGTTTGATTTGTTGCTCCTGTTGACCACAAATAGTTTGTATAACCCGCACCAGCATCTAAAGTAGTTGAACCACCTGTACAAAATGATGTTGCTCCAGTTATTGAAGGCGTTATTCCACCTGTAGCTGTAATTGTCACTGTTACCGAACCTGTACATCCATTATTATCAGTAACCATTAAGGTATAGATATCAGCCGAAAGCCCTGTAAAGCTTTGCGAACCCGCTATGTTATTAAAACTTGCAACCACATTACTTGAACCATCAAATAAAACATAATCATAAGGTGAACCACCTACTGTAGTTGTTACAGAAAAGCTTCCATTTGCATTTCCACAAGTAGCATTAACTATATTTGCAGGTGTTATAACAAGTGTAGGACATGAAGAACACATAGGAAGAGAAGCCAGAGAAGTAATAGTTAAACTAGTACCAACTGCATCTGTCACTCGAATGGGCCAGTTTCCATCAGGAGTTTCTGTTGCACTATTTCCACCAAAAACCCCCCATACAGGTGCTCCAGCTGCAGTAAATATTCCACAATAATTTCCTAACCCTGTAATACAAGGAATTGTCTGACTCTCCCATGTATAAGGAGTAATTCCACTTGAAACAGTAATATTTCCATTTAATTCCTGACAAGCAGTAATAGAAACGCATGGACTAACAACAATTGATATAGAATCTGATCCACATGCAAGACTATAATAAACTGTGTGTACTCCTACCCCAGCAACTGAAGGATTAAATGTACCATTTGCTGCATTTGTGATTCCAATCCCAGACCATACTCCACCGGGAGATGAAGGTGTTAAATTTATTGCCGGATCATTTAAACAAAAAGTATCAGGTATACAAATATTAGCATCGCAACAAACAAGCGCAAATTGTGCACAGGCACTTAAATTTACAGACTGTATTTTACCATTTCTGGTTGCTGCCTGATTATCTGACTGTGCTCCAACTGCAACTACTTCACCATTAGAATTTACGCTAACATCATACACAGTAAAAGGTAATAAAGCTTCAGAAATAAAATTAAGATCTGCATCAAATTTAACAACCCTGTCACCAGATCCAGCATAAACATTTCCACAATCATCAACATCTAAACCACTATTAAGAACAACCTTTCCACCTACAAATGGAACCGTAGTTGAATTTCCTCCATTTAAATTTACCGATGTAACTAATGAACCATTACCCAATAACCTTTTATGTATCTGATTTCCGCTATGAGTATAAAAAAATTGATCGTTAGCAATTAATGCTTTTAAGCCACCTCCATTTTGAGTAGCAGGCAAATAATTTTCACATTTATATCCTAAATGATGCCCATTGTCAAGTTTATATACAGGTCCAGCTTGTGGACATGCACCAAAGTTATCAATAATAGCACCCACATGATGGTGAGTTAAAAATATATATTTTGCATCCTTAGAAGATGAAATTGATCTAACTTCAATAGGAAATCCGCCAGCCATCCCTGAGTTAACATTTACTGGAATAATAACATTACCATTATTAACATCCATTTCATAAATTACTGATTTTGGCGAAAGTACTGAACCTCCAGTTCCGCCAACAATTAACTTTGTTTTATCGCAATTAAAGGTTATACTCCACCACTCAGTTAAACTAAAAAGTGCGAAAGATGCATTATGCCATACCATACCACCAGCATTATTAATTCTTTCAATTTCTGGCGAAGTTCCGGATGTAATATAACTAACTCCAGTATTATCAGTAGCTAAAGTACCTAACCAAACACTTGCAGTATCCCATGGGGTTGTATATGTCCATTGAATAGTACCAGCACTATTATATTTTTTTAATTGCATAGGGGTTTCACCACCAATAACATAAACATTACCTACAGCATCAGTTTCTACTTCCCAAACCGCAGTAGAAGTACTAAAAGCGGGTGACTGAACCCATGGATCAATTACAACTTCTTTGGATTTATTGTATTCTTCCAAATTAAATGATAAAATATTGTTTTCGAATTTGAAACTCGACTTAATTTCTTGCTTTGATTTTTTATAAAATGTAAATGGTTTATGCTCGACAATTTCAGAAAGGGATGTTTTTATTTGAATTTCTCCATTTTCATCTAAATTACATTCGATATTTTCATTAGCAATACTGGTATGACCAGTATAATATTTCATTTTAATCTGTGATACATCTGCTCCGGGATGTAAAATAATTGAATATTTTATTCCTGATTCAGGTTGAATAACATAAACAACATCAACTTTATCGTATAAATTTTTGTATGTGATTTTCTTATATCCATTTATTTGATTCTCATTTCTAACTTCTTTTGTAGTTAAATTTTTAATTGCATATGAGAAATAATCACTTGATAAATTTTCTGCTACAATTTCCGGATTTTGATTTGCACCAATCCAATTAACATGAATTAGTTCACTAATATTAGTTCTTTTAGGATTACTATCATCTATTTCTCCTTTTTTTCGATTTGGATTTCTTATAATCTTATCAAAACGATAAGTAAGCCCCTTTTTGGTGAAAAAAATAAATGCTTTATTATAATCAACACCGTATTCAATTTTAGTATCCTTTTGCCAATTACGACCATCAAACTGACCTTTATTTTGAATAAATGATTTTGGACCTTCATAATCTACCTGCCATGATCCATTTCCAGTCTGAGAAAAAGAGAAACCGCCTGATGATATCAGTAAAAAAATGAAAAATAATCTTTTAAACGAGTTCATAATGTATTTTTTTAAAGACTATTAGATATATCTATTTATCCTTCACATATTAGCAAAATAATATAATTATATTAATTGCTCTCAATATTATATTATTAGTAAATCATTTTATAGAGTGCCAGCCCTCCTATTCTTAAAACTCAGATTACATTTAAATAGCTGCATTTACTTTTCACACTATTTAAAATATTTCAATAACAAATAAAAAAACACTCATATAATAACAACTTACCTAATAACATTTACTACCCCAGATCTGTCATGTTGAATACCATCGCCATCATAGTATTTAACAATCCAGGAATAACTACCAATTGCAGCTATACTTCCATTTTTTAATCTTCCATCCCATCCAAATTTAGACGGTTGATTATTTTCATATTTATCTGTCTCGAAAATAACTCCTCCCCATCTGTCCAAAACATATAAGTGAAAATCCTTTGCACTAATTGCATTACCGAGAACATAAAACACATCATTATTACCATCAGAATCGGGAGAAATAGCATTTGGTGCATAAAATGTATATTCATCACGAATAACAACAGAACCAAAAACTGTATCTTTACACCCTTTATCTGAAGTTGCAATTAGACTGATATTATATTCCCCTACACTTGAATACAAATGCATAGGATTCAAATTACTTGAAGAATCGCCATCTCCAAATGACCAAAGATATGAGTATGCAAATTCAGATAAATTTAAAAAAAACACCTGTGGTTTAACAATACTTACAACTAATGGATTAGAAATAAAACGAGCATCAGGTGCATTAAAAACATTAATCATATTATCAAAATGCATAGTGCTATCACAGCCAAAGGAAGAAGTTACAGTTAATGAGACATCATAAATTCCATCATTTGTAAAATCATGTATTGGGTTAATACTATTTGATACGGAGCTATTTATTATATCTCCAAAATTCCAGCTATAAAGTTGTCCTGAAATAACACTTATAGGATTAAAAGTAACTGACAATGGTTCACATCCTTCATTCTTATCACTTAAAAAAGCAGGATTAGGATTTTGATAAACATTTATAAAAACTGAATCTTGTGCAACAGATCCACAACCATCCTGAACAAATAAAGTTTGAAATCCAGAACCTAAAGGTGTAATAGTTATCGGAGGTGTAACAATATTTCCTGATGAATTATAAATCATATATGGTGGACCTCCACCGTTAGTCATATTTACAGATAGTTGTACAGATTCATTAGGACAAATGTTATATTTATTTGCAACAACATTTAAAATAACACCGGAACTAACTTTAACACGAACAGAATCGATAATAGAGGGACAGCCATTACTTCCTGAGACTGTTACAATATAAGTATAATCGGATGTAGGACTTATTGTAAAACCAGAAGTATTATTTCCACTATTCCACTGATAATAATAAGGCGGAGTATCACCAGTTGGATAAGCATTAATAGTAGCACTAGCCCCAACACAAATCTGCAAATCATTTGACATAGACAAACCAATTTGAGAAGGTTGTGTTATAACATATGACTGAACAGTGACACCGGCAGAATCGTCGGTAACAGTTACAGTATAATTTCCGGGAACCAGATAATAAATATCCTGTGTAGTAGCACCGTTTGACCACTGATAATGATATGTGCCACTACTTGTAGTTCCACCTGATACAGTAAGATCAATAGATCCAACATTATCCCCGAAACAAGGAGAATTTGTTGGAACTCCAGATACAATTATTGGTGGAACTGTAGTTTTGAAATGTGCTATAACTGTCTGACTTCCGGTAAAAGTAGTATTTACTGAGTCTGTTGTTACATTTGGAATTACTGCATCAACAAGTTCCCAAAAATCAAAAGTATATCCCGGCGCAGTAGCAACAGCATTTAAAATTGTTTCAATATTACCATAATAAACAGCATTCCACGGATACGTTGGAACCCAAATAGAATTAACTTTAATTTTTCCTGTATTTGGTGGATCCACTTGAAAATTTATATTATATGGTCCGGTAAGAGTATAACAATCTATCATTCCCTGAGACATAGCAGCACATCTGTCATCAATGAAATTTTTAAGAGTCAGAACATTTGCCTGCCATGCAGCAACAGTTCCTCCCCAACGCGCAATTTGTGCTGGCATTTCAGGTGCAGAAAGTGCAATCAGGCTATCTAAAACAAATTGCATATTAGCACATGAAAAAACAGTATTGGACAAATCTGCATATCTTGAAACATAATACTGTCTGAAAGTTGCATTGTTTATAAGAGCATTAAGAATTGGCACATGTCCCTGCCCACCCATATCACCTATTTGTTCAGGATTGCAAGGATCAGCCTGGGCTGACTGATCAGGTATTCCTGTATAATTAATATAATGTCCAAATGTAGCATCCTCATCCCATAAACAATAGCGCCATTTTTTCTTATTGGCATTAGGATTTATTCCACGCCACCATTCTGTATTCCAATTAAGCCAGTCGGAACATACTACATAAGAATTTAAAATAAAATAATCAACAAGGCTTTTAGTATTATATAAACTGTCAACATAATTATAATTGGATTGAACAGCCATATTATTTGAAAGAATATAATTCATCAAATTATCCCAATCAGTTTGCGCTTGCACCCCACCATACTCACTCCATGTACCACCCCATGTTTTTAACATTTGAACACCTTTTTCATCAGAGTTATAATAATAATCAGTAAAATCAGCGTCATCAACCTTTTCTCGCATATCATATAACCCCCAATATTGTCCATTAACATATAACACACAAGGCTCGTAAGTTCTTGCATCTAAATACAAATCACCTCTTTGCGTAATAGTACTTACATAGGGATCTCGAATATGTGCACCACCATTTTCGAAAGGATAATTATCATTTGCAAGTGCCTTAATAATTATTCGTTGAAATTCATTTCTGTTTTTATAGTTAAACAGCTTCCATCTTAAAGCATAATCGTACCCATACTGGTCTTTTGTTACGAAATCAATTCCGCGCTGGTTATATGCCCAAGAATCGTTACCATGTTTATTTGCAATTCCGGTAGCCTCTACTCTAAACTGATTGTTTTTATCAAAATACTCAATTGCTGCATCAGGCTGAGAAGTAGTTCCGCCAAACAAAGTATTAACATTATCACCATAAACAGACAATACTGCTAAATTATGGCTTGCATTAACAAAGTATGTATTACTTTGAATAAAGCTTGGTGGAACTCCAGGCAAGCTACTAAAAGCTTTTGTTCTAACAACTGTTGTTGATGTAATATTTAAAGCACCACTATATATTGTAGAAGTTGCAGTTGGCTCAGTTCCATCAAGTGTATATCTAATTGTTGAACCAGCAGTTGCACATGTTATTGTTAAAGATACTGGAGCTGTATTAAAACCAGCCTGCTGGCTAAAAACAGGAGTTGAAACATATTCCTGTACAGACCCTGAATTAGCTGATCCAAATGTTGGGGTTAAAAACAAAGACCATGTAGTAGAGCCATCAGACTGTCTACCCCTTGAATGATTTTTCTGTGTAGGCAAAAGTACAATATTCTCAAGTATAGTTGCTGACGCATTAGAAAACACAATACTTTCAGGTTTTGTTTGAGTTAATTTAAAATTTGTATGAATACTGGCACCAACAACAATATCATTTCCAGAACAAAATACAACCAACCTTCCATTTGCAGCTATAGAAACACCAGACGGAAACTGCCATTTTGTTGGATTTGTAGCTTTATCGCTTAAATAGTAGCCTGCAAGATTAACTGCAGTTGCGCTTGAATTATATAATTCTATCCAATCCTCATAGTTTCCATAATTATCTGGAAAACCGGAAACATTAGAACATGAATACTCATTTATAACAACTTGCGAATTACACAATATTGTTATAGAAAAGAAAAATAACAATAATATTTTCTTATAAAAGCAAAACATTAATCCCAAAACTTTTAAAAACAATTAATACTACTAAGAAAGGCTAGTTAAAACTAGCCTTTCTTAATTTTATCTTATAACATTTACTACTCCACTCCTATCATGTTCAATTCGATCGCCATCATAGTATTTTACTAACCATGTATAGCTACCAACAGGAACAATTGCACCACCATTAGCACTTCCATCCCATCCATATTTTGCAGGCTGTTCTGGGTCATACATATCTGTTTCATAAATTACAGAACCCCACCTGTCAAAAATATAAAGATGAAAATCCTTTGTACTGATTCCATTTCCCAATACATAAAAGACATCATTAATCTCATCAAAATCTGGAGATATTGCTGAAGGCGCATAGAAAGTATATTCATCACGAATGAGAATAACACTACTCACAGTATCTGAACATCCTTTATCTGTAGTTGCAACAAGGTGCACTAAATAATTTCCTAAATCTGGATACCAGTGCATTGGATTTTCTATACTAGAAGAATCACCATCTCCAAAAGACCATATATATGTACTTGCAAATTCAGATAAGTTTGTAAAGAATATTTGTGGTTTAATTATACTAGCAACAGCTGGGGTTGCAACAAAACGTGCATCTGGTGCAGGCCATACACTTATCATTTGTTCGTTAATTAATGTAGTACTACAACCCTGGGGAGAAGTTACTGTTAAAGAAACATCAAATGTACCATCTTGTGTAAATTCGTGAACTGGATTCATATCATATGAAATTGCATTATAGCTTGCATCACCGAAATTCCATAAATAAACCTGACCCGGTTGAACTGATCCAGGCACAAAAGCAACGGTTAAAGGCTCACAACCGGACACAGTATCACTAACAAAACTCACAATAGGACTTGGGTTAACTGTAATAAAAACTGAATCATGTGCTATAGAACCACAACCATCTTTTACATACAAATATTGCAAACCTGATGTAGCAGGTGATATCATAACCGGAGGAATAAGAATATCTCCCTGAGTATTATACACCATATATGGAGGACCACCACCATTAGTCATACTTACACTTAGTTGAGCCGTATCGCCAGGACAAATTGAAGTTGGAGATGCAATTACATCTACAACAAGAGGCAAAGAAACTAGTACACTAACAATAACAGAATTACTTGTACATCCTCTGGCATCTGTAACAGAAACAGTGTAATTTGTTGTAGTTACCGGATTAACTCCTATTGAAGGTGGAGATGCAATACCATTCCAATAATAAATATATGCAGGAGTTCCACCACTTGCATTTGCAGATAAATATGCCCATTCACCAGGACAAATTGAGTGAGTTGTTATAGCAGAAACTACAAGCTGAGCGGGTTGAGTTATAGTTGATGCGCTTACAGTAGAGCAGCCATGTAAGTCGGTAACTGTTACATTATATAATCCTGCAGATAAATTGCCAAAATTTCCAATAGTGTCTGTTTGTGAGCCTATAGAATAAGTATAATAACCTATACCACCAATAATATTAATATCAATACTTCCATCATTCATTCCATAACAAGAAGCATTAATTTTCGAAATTCCTGTTATTGTTAACTGACTTGGTTGAGAAATAAAAGCTGCTGTGGAAGCAGTACAATAATTAGCATCCGTTACAGTAACGAAATGAGTTCCTGCGCATAAAGTATTATTAACTTGGGCATTTTGTGTACCTGCAGCCCAATTGTATGTATATGGAGGCGTACCACCTGATCCTGTTATAGTAGCAGAACCATCACAACTTCCATAACAGTTTGTTGCAATAAAATTATTTGCAGTTGCAATCAATTGTGCAGGCTGAACAATAGTTGTAGTAGTTGTTGTTGAACAACCATTGGCATCTGAAGCTGTTACTGTATAATTACCGGGGCAAAGATTATTA from Bacteroidia bacterium includes these protein-coding regions:
- a CDS encoding CotH kinase family protein, producing the protein MFCFYKKILLLFFFSITILCNSQVVINEYSCSNVSGFPDNYGNYEDWIELYNSSATAVNLAGYYLSDKATNPTKWQFPSGVSIAANGRLVVFCSGNDIVVGASIHTNFKLTQTKPESIVFSNASATILENIVLLPTQKNHSRGRQSDGSTTWSLFLTPTFGSANSGSVQEYVSTPVFSQQAGFNTAPVSLTITCATAGSTIRYTLDGTEPTATSTIYSGALNITSTTVVRTKAFSSLPGVPPSFIQSNTYFVNASHNLAVLSVYGDNVNTLFGGTTSQPDAAIEYFDKNNQFRVEATGIANKHGNDSWAYNQRGIDFVTKDQYGYDYALRWKLFNYKNRNEFQRIIIKALANDNYPFENGGAHIRDPYVSTITQRGDLYLDARTYEPCVLYVNGQYWGLYDMREKVDDADFTDYYYNSDEKGVQMLKTWGGTWSEYGGVQAQTDWDNLMNYILSNNMAVQSNYNYVDSLYNTKSLVDYFILNSYVVCSDWLNWNTEWWRGINPNANKKKWRYCLWDEDATFGHYINYTGIPDQSAQADPCNPEQIGDMGGQGHVPILNALINNATFRQYYVSRYADLSNTVFSCANMQFVLDSLIALSAPEMPAQIARWGGTVAAWQANVLTLKNFIDDRCAAMSQGMIDCYTLTGPYNINFQVDPPNTGKIKVNSIWVPTYPWNAVYYGNIETILNAVATAPGYTFDFWELVDAVIPNVTTDSVNTTFTGSQTVIAHFKTTVPPIIVSGVPTNSPCFGDNVGSIDLTVSGGTTSSGTYHYQWSNGATTQDIYYLVPGNYTVTVTDDSAGVTVQSYVITQPSQIGLSMSNDLQICVGASATINAYPTGDTPPYYYQWNSGNNTSGFTISPTSDYTYIVTVSGSNGCPSIIDSVRVKVSSGVILNVVANKYNICPNESVQLSVNMTNGGGPPYMIYNSSGNIVTPPITITPLGSGFQTLFVQDGCGSVAQDSVFINVYQNPNPAFLSDKNEGCEPLSVTFNPISVISGQLYSWNFGDIINSSVSNSINPIHDFTNDGIYDVSLTVTSSFGCDSTMHFDNMINVFNAPDARFISNPLVVSIVKPQVFFLNLSEFAYSYLWSFGDGDSSSNLNPMHLYSSVGEYNISLIATSDKGCKDTVFGSVVIRDEYTFYAPNAISPDSDGNNDVFYVLGNAISAKDFHLYVLDRWGGVIFETDKYENNQPSKFGWDGRLKNGSIAAIGSYSWIVKYYDGDGIQHDRSGVVNVIR